One genomic segment of Epinephelus fuscoguttatus linkage group LG19, E.fuscoguttatus.final_Chr_v1 includes these proteins:
- the rpusd1 gene encoding RNA pseudouridylate synthase domain-containing protein 1 produces the protein MMTTEPASLESLRVLYQSDDYIVVDKHWDIRIDSKMWYEKHTVQAQLRHRFPQLADPSTYYGFRFCHQLDFSTSGALCVALNKAAAGRAYRCFKDRTVTKAYLALVRGWVEEETQTLDFSIGKNSSEGKTHMMCIEGTEGCENPKPCQTELTVLEYGLYDGDPVTKVLLQPLTGRTHQLRVHCSAIGHPIVGDFTYSSGADDAPYRMMLHAHLLRIPLEPEPLLVTAGDPFLPAEDAKWLPQRSLRTLAATVEALLEQKVEEDRKIKEEKREKARREEERRKGLREQRTKEESEEQRRQCQEWLCEWAGD, from the exons ATGATGACCACCGAGCCTGCCAGCCTGGAAAGCCTGCGTGTGCTGTACCAGAGCGATGACTACATCGTGGTGGACAAGCACTGGGACATCCGCATTGACAGCAAGATGTGGTACGAGAAACACACCGTGCAGGCGCAGCTTCGACACCGCTTCCCTCAGCTGGCAGATCCCAGCACCTACTATGGGTTCAG GTTCTGTCATCAGTTGGATTTCTCCACAAGTGGGGCTCTGTGTGTTGCCCTCAACAAGGCTGCTGCTGGCCGTGCTTACCGCTGCTTCAAGGACCGCACTGTCACCAAAGCGTACCTCGCTCTG GTACGTGGCTGGGTGGAAGAAGAGACACAAACTTTGGATTTCTCCATTGGCAAGAACTCCTCAGagggaaaaacacacatgatgTGTATTGAGGGAACAGAAG GTTGTGAGAACCCCAAGCCTTGCCAAACTGAGCTGACAGTGTTGGAGTACGGGTTGTATGATGGAGACCCTGTCACCAAGGTTCTACTGCAGCCACTCACTG GCCGAACCCACCAGCTGAGGGTCCACTGCAGCGCAATAGGCCACCCCATTGTCGGAGACTTCACCTACAGCTCGGGAGCGGACGATGCTCCCTACCGCATGATGCTGCACGCCCACCTCCTGCGCATTCCCCTTGAACCTGAGCCCCTGCTGGTCACTGCTGGAGACCCCTTTCTCCCCGCGGAAGATGCCAAGTGGCTCCCGCAGCGCTCATTAAGGACACTGGCGGCCACAGTGGAGGCGCTGCTGGAGcaaaaggtggaggaggacaggaagatcaaagaggagaagagagagaaggcgagaagggaggaggagaggaggaaaggactCCGGGAACAGAGGACTAAGGAGGAGagtgaggagcagaggaggcagTGTCAGGAGTGGCTGTGTGAATGGGCTGGGGACTGA
- the slc25a17 gene encoding peroxisomal membrane protein PMP34: MSFSVLSYESLVHAVSGAVGSVTAMTVFFPLDAARLRLQVDENRKAKSTPTILAEIVKEEGLQAPYRGWFPVICSLCCSNFVYFYCFHSLKASWLRGKQSTPSTDLLIGIAAGIVNVLVTTPLWVVNTRLKLQGAKFRNAEIRPTNYSGILDAFVQIIRDEGVGALWNGTFTSLLLVLNPAIQFMIYEGLKRQLRRGVPRELSAVEAFIIGAVAKAAATIVTYPLQTIQSILRFGQFNESTDKSKLLSSLRTIKCLLVNRVRKYGMLGLFKGLEAKLLQTVLTAALMFLFYEKIASCTFRAMGLSSSHYKRR, from the exons ATGAGCTTCTCGGTGTTGTCGTATGAGAGTTTGGTTCATGCTGTGTCAGGAGCAGTG GGAAGTGTGACTGCCATGACAGTGTTCTTCCCTCTTGACGCTGCCAGACTGAGGCTACAAG tGGATGAAAACAGGAAGGCCAAATCAACGCCAACCATTCTGGCAGAAATTGTCAAGGAGGAAGGACT acaAGCCCCGTACAGAGGCTGGTTCCCTGTCATCTGCAGCCTGTGCTGCTCCAACTTTGTCTACTTCTACTGCTTCCACAGCCTCAAGGCGAGCTGGCTGAGGGGAAAGCAGTCAACACCAAGCACTGACTTACTCATAGGCATTGCTGCAG GTATTGTGAACGTACTGGTTACCACACCTTTGTGGGTGGTCAACACCAGGCTGAAGCTTCAGGGTGCCAAGTTTCGAAATGCAGAGATACGGCCCACCAACTACTCTGGCATTCTGG ATGCATTTGTGCAGATCATCCGTGATGAGGGCGTAGGAGCGCTGTGGAATGGGACCTTCACGTCCCTGCTGCTGGTGCTGAATCCTGCCATCCAGTTCATGATTTATGAAGGTCTGAAGAGACAGCTGAGGAGAGGAGTTCCCAGAGAG CTGTCAGCTGTTGAGGCCTTCATCATCGGTGCTGTTGCCAAAGCTGCTGCCACCATTGTTACGTACCCACTGCAGACGATACAGTCCATTCTCAGG TTCGGTCAGTTCAACGAGTCAACAGACAAGTCAAAACTACTGTCCAGTCTAAGGACTATCAAGTGTCTGTTGGTCAACAGAGTGAG GAAATATGGCATGCTGGGTCTGTTTAAAGGCCTTGAGGCCAAGCTGCTGCAGACGGTGCTGACTGCTGCCCTCATGTTCCTTTTCTATGAGAAGATTGCCAGCTGCACTTTCAGAGCCATGGGACTGAGCAGCAGCCACTACAAGAGACGCTAG
- the znf598 gene encoding E3 ubiquitin-protein ligase ZNF598, which produces MASKNTKETEKNCVLCCQEVSIFALGKCDHPVCYRCSTKMRVLCDQKYCAVCREELDKVVFVKKLEAFSSLPYQQFPCEKKHDIYFCDEKIYAQYRHLLLPECLRCSEPKVFSKFEELEQHMRKQHELFCCKLCTKHLKIFSHERKWYNRKELARHRAHGDPDDTSHRGHPLCKFCDDRYLDNDELLKHLRRDHYFCHFCDADGSQEYYSDYQYLSEHFRESHYLCEEGRCATEQFTHAFRSEIDYKAHKAAAHSKNRAEARQNRHIDLQFNYAPRQQRRNEGMVSGEDYEEMRHNRGGRGRLHGGQKSWRYSREEEDREVAAAMRASMALRRQEERGAMQERSAPKHCREERTERTEPEEPRHRTGHIKPISQPPVRTMKSTNPGEGEDDFPALGATAAPPMVKPAPAALTAASAALKEDDFPSLSAVAVSSPMTPAYSAQPRKTSSFQEEDFPALVSKIRPLKHTAGTNSAWSNHTAVAKPISHPPPSSRPSPPLSSSSSGPQLLSSSNSSSSRKKKKVGDNGKATTNRSPPSSDDDNSGLTQQEFRSVPTMLDISSLLTVKGGNSKPSSVTSNPPNPTSNTDAPTSKASKKKKPQKNTAAASTSVSSMSGTTQSVSTNSVETAAQKENVPEKTWNKPPSTAVTATMMSGLANGHTEKSPPLSQEAVITPHPKADPPAEQEEDFPALMTKNPPPGFKSSFPLKAAASAPSSTMPPPPPGLGISATKPPPGFTGIPLNSNVVEPAVSAVNPPPKVASSGYLVPGDFHQRNLELIQSIRKYLHNDESKFNQFKNYSAQFRQSVISAGQYHSSCKDLLGDDFNRIFNELLVLLPDTSKQQELLTAHADCKALEKQTGTGGGKRNKNKKNAWQTPTTAANTAAELDCQVCPTCRQVLAPKDFNSHKTLHTRDNEEFPSLQSISRIIS; this is translated from the exons ATGGCTTCAAAAAACACGAAAGAGACCGAGAAGAACTGCGTCCTGTGCTGCCAAGAAGTCAGTATCTTCGCCCTGGGAAAATGCGACCACCCGGTTTGTTACCGCTGCTCCACCAAAATGAGGGTGCTGTGCGACCAGAAGTACTGCGCCGTCTGCCGGGAGGAGCTCGACAAG GTGGTGTTCGTGAAAAAACTGGAGGCCTTCTCGTCTCTGCCCTACCAGCAGTTCCCCTGTGAGAAGAAGCATGATATCTATTTCTGTGATGAGAAGATCTATGCCCAGTACAG gcatctgctgctgccagagtgcCTCCGCTGCTCAGAGCCGAAGGTCTTCTCCAAGTTCGAGGAACTGGAGCAGCACATGAGGAAGCAGCACGAGCTCTTCTGCTGCAAGCTCTGCACAAAGCATCTCAAG ATCTTCTCCCATGAGCGTAAATGGTACAACCGTAAGGAACTGGCACGTCACAGAGCGCATGGAGACCCGGACGACACCAGTCACAGAGGACACCCGCTCTGCAAGTTCTGCGATGACCGTTACCTCGATAATGACGAGCTGCTTAAACACTTGCGCAGGGACCACTACTTCTGCCATTTCTGTGATGCAGACGGTTCCCAAGAATACTACAG CGATTACCAATACCTGAGCGAGCACTTCAGAGAGAGCCACTACCTGTGTGAGGAGGGCCGCTGCGCCACAGAACAGTTCACCCATGCATTCCGCTCTGAGATCGACTACAAGGCCCACAAGGCTGCAGCACACAGCAAGAACCGAGCAGAGGCTCGACAGAACCGCCACATCGACCTGCAGTTTAACTACGCCCCgagacagcagaggagaaatgaag GTATGGTATCAGGTGAGGACTATGAGGAGATGCGGCACAAccgaggaggaagaggaaggctTCATGGAGGACAGAAGAGTTGGAGATACTCGCG agaggaagaggacaggGAGGTGGCAGCTGCTATGAGGGCATCCATGGCGCTgcgtagacaggaggagagaggagcgaTGCAGGAGAGGAGCGCTCCCAAAcactgcagagaggagaggacggAGAGAACAGAACCAGAAGAGCCCAGACACAGGACCGGACACATCAAACCAATAAGCCAACCTCCAG TGAGAACAATGAAAAGCACCAATCCAGGGGAAGGAGAGGATGACTTCCCAGCTTTaggagccacagctgccccaccCAT GGTAAAGCCAGCTCCTGCAGCGTTGACAGCAGCCTCTGCAGCTTTGAAGGAAGACGACTTCCCAAGCCTCTCAGCTGTGGCAGTATCATCCCCCATGACCCCGGCTTACTCTGCTCAACCCAGAAAGACTTCCTCTTTCCAAGAGGAGGATTTCCCTGCGCTCGTATCCAAAATCCGGcccctcaaacacacagctgGCACCAACTCTGCTTGGTCCAACCATACTGCTGTAGCTAAACCCATCTCTCACCCACCTCCCTCCTCCAGACcgtcccctcctctctcctcttcatcctccggccctcagctcctctcctcctcaaaCTCTTCATCGTCacggaagaaaaagaaagtaggGGACAATGGGAAAGCAACAACTAACAGGTCTCCTCCTTCTTCTGACGATGATAACAGCGGATTGACGCAGCAGGAGTTCCGCTCGGTGCCCACCATGTTGGATATCTCGTCTCTGCTCACTGTTAAAGGAGGCAACAGCAAACCCTCCTCTGTGACCTCCAACCCACCAAACCCGACCAGCAACACTGATGCCCCTACCTCTAAAGCCAGCAAAAAGAAGAAACCGCAGAAGAACACAGCTGCTGCCTCTACGTCTGTGTCTTCAATGTCAGGAACGACACAGAGTGTAAGTACAAACTCAGTGGAAACGGCAGCACAAAAGGAGAATGTCCCTGAGAAAACTTGGAACAAACCCCCCTCCACTGCTGTGACAGCGACAATGATGAGTGGATTGGCTAATGGCCACACGGAGAAATCACCACCACTCAGTCAGGAGGCAGTAATAACCCCTCATCCCAAGGCAGACCCCCCTGCTGAACAGGAGGAAGACTTCCCTGCTCTTATGACCAAGAACCCACCACCAG GCTTCAAGTCCTCCTTCCCGCTGAAGGCCGCAGCTTCTGCCCCATCCTCCACCATGCCCCCACCTCCACCTGGCCTGGGAATCTCTGCCACTAAACCTCCCCCAGGATTCACTGGGATCCCCCTCAACAGCAACGTGGTGGAACCTGCTGTGTCTGCGGTCAACCC GCCCCCTAAGGTGGCGAGCAGTGGTTACCTGGTGCCAGGGGACTTCCATCAGAGGAACCTGGAGCTGATCCAGTCCATCAGAAAATACCTCCATAACGACGAGTCAAAGTTCAACCAGTTCAAAAATTACTCGGCACAGTTCAGACAG AGTGTGATATCAGCAGGCCAGTACCACAGCAGCTGTAAGGACCTGCTGGGAGACGACTTTAACCGCATCTTCAACGAGCTTCTAGTGCTCTTGCCGGACACCAGCAAGCAGCAGGAGCTCCTGACTGCCCATGCCGACTGTAAGGCGCTGGAGAAGCAGACCGGCACCGGAGGAGGGAAgagaaacaagaacaagaagaacGCCTGGCAGACGCCGACCACAGCGGCGAACACAGCGGCTGAGCTGGACTGCCAGGTGTGCCCCACTTGCAGACAGGTACTGGCCCCTAAAGACTTCAACTCCCACAAGACCCTGCACACCAGGGACAATGAGGAGTTCCCTTCCTTGCAGTCAATTAGCCGAATCATCAGCTAG